A region from the Cannabis sativa cultivar Pink pepper isolate KNU-18-1 chromosome 9, ASM2916894v1, whole genome shotgun sequence genome encodes:
- the LOC115723101 gene encoding pentatricopeptide repeat-containing protein At3g61360: MLLMSRLVRYRQVVQIPQKSNFIILNVVRSFTHSEGPQSQTKIKINKIAALINEHPFPDQPLQPTLLQVIPPPLISNILVENVLGRLFAAHSNGLKALEFFDYSLCHSQFSPSTDAFEKTLHILVRMRYFDRAWELMKRIKKEYPSLLTLKSMSIMISKIAKFQSYEDTLAAFEKMENEIFVGRKFGTEEFNVLLRAFCTQRQMKEARSVFLKMHSRFAPDKKSMNILLLGFKESGDTTAVELFYHEMIARGFKPNVVTYNIRIDVYCKTGCFGDGLRLLEEMQRSNLSPTLGTITTLIHGAGIARNPIMARKLFDELPARNLFPDSGAYNALMSSLIRCKNVQAAATLMDEMKEKHIILDYMTYHTMFFGLIKKKDFEGVFQLYEKMTERKFVPKTRTVVMLMKVYCENCRIDLGLHLWGYLVENGYCPHGHALELLLTGLCSRGFVNDAFECSIQVLERGRHLSDAAFQMIERLLTQKGEMDKIRRLTEMMKKLHTHLPPLQDKTIIVPA, translated from the coding sequence ATGCTTCTTATGTCAAGACTAGTCAGATATCGTCAAGTTGTTCAGATCCCACAAAAGAGTAACTTTATCATACTTAATGTTGTTAGATCGTTTACTCATAGTGAAGGTCCACAGTctcaaactaaaatcaaaataaacaaaattgcTGCACTTATTAATGAGCATCCCTTTCCTGATCAGCCACTTCAACCTACCCTTCTGCAAGTTATCCCTCCACCTTTAATTTCCAACATTTTAgtagagaatgttcttggtcgTCTTTTCGCTGCCCATTCCAATGGTCTTAAAGCCCTTGAGTTTTTTGATTATTCCCTTTGTCATTCACAGTTTAGTCCAAGTACTGATGCTTTTGAGAAGACACTACACATCCTTGTTCGGATGCGGTATTTCGATAGAGCTTGGGAATTGATGAAAAGAATCAAAAAAGAATACCCTTCCTTGCTTACTCTAAAGTCAATGAGCATCATGATCTCAAAGATTGCCAAGTTCCAATCCTATGAAGATACGCTTGCAGCATTTGAAAAGATGGAGAATGAAATTTTCGTTGGGAGGAAATTTGGTACAGAGGAGTTCAATGTACTTCTTCGAGCGTTTTGCACACAGAGGCAGATGAAGGAGGCACGATCAGTGTTCCTAAAGATGCATTCCAGGTTTGCCCCAGACAAAAAGAGTATGAATAtattgttgttgggttttaaaGAATCAGGAGATACTACTGCTGTTGAATTGTTCTATCACGAGATGATTGCAAGAGGTTTTAAGCCAAATGTTGTCACCTATAATATTAGAATTGATGTTTACTGTAAAACAGGCTGCTTTGGTGATGGTTTGAGACTTCTCGAAGAGATGCAGAGGTCAAATTTGTCTCCTACGTTAGGAACAATAACTACTCTTATTCACGGAGCAGGAATTGCTCGAAATCCAATAATGGCACGTAAATTGTTTGATGAACTTCCAGCGAGAAACTTATTTCCTGATTCTGGGGCTTATAATGCTTTAATGAGTTCGCTTATTAGGTGTAAAAATGTACAGGCTGCAGCCACCTTAATGGATGAGATGAAAGAGAAACATATCATTCTTGATTATATGACCTATCACACCATGTTCTTTGGCTTGATTAAAAAAAAGGACTTCGAAGGTGTATTTCAGCTATATGAAAAAATGACTGAAAGAAAATTTGTCCCAAAAACGCGTACTGTGGTTATGTTAATGAAGGTTTACTGTGAAAATTGTCGAATTGATCTAGGCTTGCATTTATGGGGTTATTTAGTGGAGAATGGATATTGTCCTCATGGCCATGCACTGGAGCTTCTGCTGACAGGATTATGCTCCAGAGGGTTTGTCAACGACGCGTTTGAGTGCTCCATACAAGTCCTAGAGAGAGGGAGGCACTTAAGTGATGCAGCATTTCAGATGATAGAGCGACTTCTTACGCAAAAGGGTGAGATGGATAAAATCAGGAGGCTCACTGAGATGATGAAGAAATTGCATACTCATTTGCCTCCATTACAAGATAAGACCATAATTGTTCCTGCCTAA